A window of the Phalacrocorax carbo chromosome 26, bPhaCar2.1, whole genome shotgun sequence genome harbors these coding sequences:
- the LOC104049013 gene encoding LOW QUALITY PROTEIN: zinc finger protein 142 (The sequence of the model RefSeq protein was modified relative to this genomic sequence to represent the inferred CDS: deleted 1 base in 1 codon; substituted 2 bases at 2 genomic stop codons) — translation MQESYESLLLLDFPIPKPNVISRLELEEELGVPDPNDTKEWEILRVAPTADDGTGSENEEEAPEPDGPELAELDVILSRGTEQGIPQSPLLGDACQSHCGPPWDPRNTPEERPARPPCSGTTASSRGGRRARRGNMPKSCGHCEKTFSRRSELLIHQRLHTGEKPYKCLDCGKSFTRSSNRNAHQRIHSGDRPYKCPDCGKSFSQSSDLAKHQRLHGGERPYACTKCGKSFSWSSDLVVHQRIHTGERPYKCPQCGKTFNRSSNLNTHQRTHLGERPYKCADCGKSFSYSSAFLKHQRTHTGEKPYQCAGCGKSFFESSALIRHQRIHTGETPYQCPHCGKSFKQSSSLITHLRTHTGEKPYKCGDCGKSFIVSSALIRHQRIHLGXEPTTALPPGVQPHHTGGGPSQTEXRWLEGTNGLQSVGMDTREHFSSPVWIRDAALPPAACGNSWTLSQPELWEAHAGRAALARSWLRAEGSGRPGPPLRCAVSMSWLLCKRGQAFYLPVFRHGVQGRKGEGGTAKHNPRPGLARKARSSLREHKGSCKPLSGQRPCPSRAVAAARPTPLARQAQREPGLSMAGRAIPLLSLPAVVKSCCLPAAGCARLCFPPGPGRGGSQGLPLPTPAVQWCPSSPPGAAFPDGEWRGWARRRLEGGLSCCLGGDGPGTPPARGAPAMSPKRCRGSAAPQPERGRSPRGPGRAEGQPAPAAGGEAEAVGRGRGGRKRKETVVRQRAATGEHPNICVECGKSFAQSAALLAHRHSTGEVKPFACLDCGKSFGLSDNQIRQQCAHAGGSPQSCRDCGKEVDGDTNDPSPAPQPPGQSPDECRDCGEGFGQSSDLAKHQQLHTSERPYACTDCGKSFRRSSDLVIHQRVHTGERPYKCPQCGKRFSRSSDLVIHQRIHTGERPYKCPQCGKTFKSSSNLNMHKRTHLGERPYKCADCGKSFSYSSSFLKHQRIHTGEKPYECPHCGKSFCESSALIRHQRTHTGETPYQCPHCTKSFKQTSALITHVRTHTGETPYHCPHCGKSFKQTSCLMTHLRTHTGEKSYQCGNCGKRFWETSALIRHQRIHTGEKPYQCPHCGKSFCERSPLVTHLRIHTGETPYQCPHCSKSFKQTSSLITHVRTHTGEKPYKCGDCGKSFSYSSDLVRHQRIHTGETPYQCPHCSKSFKQSSSLTVHLRTHTREKPYKCSDCGKSFSESLVLRWHRRIHLRAQVTVWMETREHFTSPVWIRDAALPPAACGNSWTLSQPELWEAHAGRAALARSWLRAEGSGRPGPPLRCAVSMSWLLCKRGQAFYLPVFRHGVQGRKGEGGTAKHNPRPGLARKARSSLREHEGSCKPLSGQRPCPSRAVAAARPTPLARQAQREPGLSMAGRAIPLLSLPAVVKSCCLPAAGCARLCFPPGPGRGGSQGLPLPTPAVQWCPSSPPGAAFPDGEWRGWARRRLEGGLSCCLGGDGPGTPPARGAPAMSPKRCRGSAAPQPERGRSPRGPGRAEGQPAPAAGGEAEAVGRGRGGRKRKETVVRQRAATGEHPNICVECGKSFAQSAALLAHRHSTGEVKPFACLDCGKSFGLSDNQIRQQCAHAGGSPQSCRDCGKEVDGDTNDPSPAPQPPGQSPDECRDCGEGFGQSSDLAKHQQLHTSERPYACIKCGKSFRRSSDLVIHQRVHTGERPYTCSKCGKRFSRSSDLVIHQRIHTGERPYKCPQCGKTFKSSSNLNMHKRTHLGERPYKCADCGKSFSYSSSFLKHQRIHTGEKPYECPHCGKSFCESSALIRHQRTHTGETPYQCPHCTKSFKQTSSLITHLRTHTGETPYHCPHCGKSFKQTSCLMTHLRTHTGEKPYHCGNCGKSFCETSALIRHQRIHTGEKPYQCPHCGKSFCERSPLVTHLRIHTGETPYQCPHCSKSFKQTSSLITHLRTHTGEKPYKCCDCGKSFKQSSALVRHQRIHTGETPYQCPHCGKSFKQTSSLTVHLRTHTREKSYKCRDCGKSFSETSPLIRHERIHLG, via the exons ATGCAGGAGAGCTACGagtccctgctcctgctgg ACTTCCCGATTCCCAAGCCCAATGTCATCTCCcggctggagctggaggaagagctCGGGGTGCCAGACCCGAATGACACCAAGGAATGGGAGATCCTCAGGGTGGCCCCCACAG CAGATGACGGTACAGGGAGCGAGAACGAGGAGGAGGCTCCCGAACCGGATGGCCCcgagctggcagagctggatgTCATCCTGTCCCGGGGGACTGAGCAGGGCATCCCCCAGAGCCCTCTGCTTGGGGACGCCTGCCAGAGCCACTGCGGCCCGCCCTGGGACCCACGGAACACCCCCGAGGAGCGGCCAGCAAGGCCCCCCTGCAGTGGGACGACAGCCAGCAGCCGAGGGGGGCGGCGTGCACGGCGGGGCAACATGCCGAAAAGCTGTGGGCACTGCGAGAAGACCTTCTCCCGGCGGTCGGAGCTGCTGATCCACCAGCGGCTGCACACAGGGGAGAAGCCCTACAAGTGCCTGGACTGTGGGAAGAGCTTCACCCGCAGCTCGAACCGCAATGCCCACCAGCGAATCCACAGCGGGGACAGGCCCTACAAGTGCCCCGACTGCGGGAAGAGCTTCAGCCAGAGCTCAGACCTGGCGAAGCACCAGCGGTTACACGGTGGTGAGCGGCCCTATGCCTGCACCAAGTGCGGAAAGAGCTTCAGCTGGAGCTCAGACCTTGTCGTTCACCAGCGCATCCACACCGGCGAGCGGCCCTACAAGTGCCCCCAGTGCGGGAAGACCTTCAACCGCAGCTCCAACCTGAACACGCACCAGCGGACACACCTGGGCGAGCGGCCCTACAAGTGCGCCGACTGCGGCAAGAGCTTCAGCTACAGCTCGGCCTTCCTCAAGCACCAGCGCACCCACACCGGGGAGAAGCCCTACCAGTGTGCCGGCTGTGGAAAGAGCTTCTTCGAGAGCTCGGCCCTGATCCGGCACCAGCGCATCCACACCGGGGAGACCCCCTACCAGTGCCCCCACTGCGGCAAGAGCTTCAAGCAGAGCTCGTCCCTCATCACCCATCTGCGCACCCACACCGGGGAGAAGCCCTACAAGTGCGGTGACTGCGGCAAGAGCTTCATTGTCAGCTCAGCCCTCATCAGGCATCAGCGCATCCACCTGGGATAGGAGCCCACCACTGCTCTGCCTCCAGGCGTCCAACCCCACCACACTGGGGGGGGGCCGAGCCAGACAGAG TAGAGGTGGCTTGAGGGTACCAATGGGCTTCAGTCAGTGGGGATGGACACAAGGGAACATTTCAGCTCTCCTGTGTGGATCAGGGATGCGGCACTGCCACCAGCTGCCTGCGGGAACTCCTGGACCCTGTCCCAGCCAGAGCTGTGGGAAGCCCACGCCGGGCGGGCAGCCCTGGCTCGCTCCTGGCTCAGGGCTGAGGGCTCGGGACGGCCCGGGCCGCCTTTGCGCTGCGCTGTGTCCATGTCGTGGCTGTTGTGTAAACGGGGCCAAGCCTTTTACCTGCCGGTGTTTCGCCATGGGGTtcaagggaggaaaggggagggggggactgCAAAGCACAACCCAAGGCCTGGGCTTGCTCGCAAGGCGCGCTCCTCCCTGCGTGAGCACAAAGGGTCCTGTAAGCCATTAAGCGGGCAACGGCCCTGCCCGAGCAGGGCTGTCGCAGCAGCTCGGCCGACGCCGCTGGCAAGACAAGCTCAGCGCGAGCCCGGGCTCAGCATGGCGGGGCGCGCaatccctctcctttccctgcctgctgtAGTAAAGAGTTGCTGTTTGCCGGCTGCGGGCTGCGCGCGCCTGTGCTTTCCCCCAGGGCCAGGACGGGGGGGGTCGCAAGGGCTGCCGCTGCCGACACCCGCAGTCCAGTGGTGCCCTTCGTCCCCGCCGGGAGCTGCTTTTCCAGACGGGGAATGGCGTGGCTGGGCACGACGGCGCCTTGAGGGGGGCCTCTCGTGCTGCTTAG GTGGGGACGGCCCGGGGACGCCCCCGGCTCGAGGAGCCCCCGCCATGTCGCCGAAGCGCTGCAGAGGGTCCGCGGCCCCCCAGCCCGAGCGTGGCAGGTCCCCGAGGGGCCCGGGCCGGGCAGAGGGGCAGCCGGCCCCCGCGGCCGGCGGGGAGGCCGAGGCGGTCGGCCGCGGGCGTGGGGGGCGGAAGCGCAAGGAGACGGTCGTGCGGCAGCGGGCGGCCACCGGCGAGCACCCCAACATCTGCGTGGAGTGCGGCAAGAGCTTTGCGCAGAGCGCGGCGCTGCTGGCCCACCGGCACAGCACCGGCGAGGTGAAGCCCTTTGCCTGCCTCGACTGCGGCAAGAGCTTCGGCCTCAGCGACAATCAGATTCGGCAGCAGTGCGCCCACGCCGGCGGGAGCCCACAGAGCTGCCGGGACTGTGGGAAGGAGGTGGACGGCGACACCAAcgaccccagcccagccccgcaACCCCCTGGCCAGAGTCCCGACGAGTGCCGCGACTGCGGGGAGGGCTTCGGCCAGAGCTCAGACCTGGCGAAGCACCAGCAGCTGCACACCAGCGAGCGGCCCTACGCCTGCACCGACTGCGGGAAGAGTTTCCGACGGAGCTCGGACCTCGTCATCCACCAGCGCGTCCACACCGGCGAGCGGCCCTACAAGTGCCCCCAGTGCGGGAAGAGGTTCAGCCGGAGCTCGGACCTCGTCATCCACCAGCGCATCCACACCGGCGAGCGGCCCTACAAGTGCCCCCAGTGTGGGAAGACCTTCAAGAGCAGCTCCAACCTCAACATGCACAAGCGGACCCACCTGGGCGAGCGGCCCTACAAGTGCGCCGACTGCGGCAAGAGCTTCAGCTACAGCTCATCCTTCCTCAAGCACCAGCGCATCCACACCGGGGAGAAGCCCTACGAGTGCCCCCACTGCGGGAAGAGCTTCTGCGAGAGCTCAGCCCTGATCCGGCACCAGCGCACCCACACCGGGGAGACCCCCTACCAGTGCCCCCACTGCACCAAGAGCTTCAAGCAGACCTCGGCCCTCATCACCCACGTGCGTACCCACACCGGGGAGACCCCCTACCACTGCCCCCACTGCGGCAAGAGCTTCAAGCAGACCTCGTGCCTCATGACCCACCTGCGCACCCACACCGGGGAGAAGTCGTACCAGTGCGGCAACTGTGGCAAGCGATTCTGGGAGACCTCGGCCCTGATCCGCCACCAGCGCATCCACACCGGGGAGAAGCCCTACCAGTGCCCCCACTGCGGGAAGAGCTTCTGCGAGAGGTCGCCCCTCGTTACCCACCTGCGCATCCACACCGGGGAGACCCCCTACCAGTGCCCCCACTGCAGCAAGAGCTTCAAGCAGACCTCGTCCCTCATCACCCATGTGCGCACCCACACCGGGGAGAAGCCCTACAAGTGTGGCGACTGCGGCAAGAGCTTCAGCTACAGCTCAGATCTGGTCCGGCATCAGCGCATCCACACCGGGGAGACCCCCTACCAGTGCCCCCACTGCAGCAAGAGCTTCAAGCAGAGCTCGTCCCTCACAGTCCACCTGCGCACCCACACCAGGGAGAAGCCTTACAAGTGCAGCGACTGTGGCAAGAGCTTCTCTGAGTCCTTGGTCCTCAGATGGCACCGTCGCATCCACCTCAGA GCCCAAGTCACAGTCTGGATGGAAACAAGGGAACATTTCACCTCTCCTGTGTGGATCAGGGATGCGGCACTGCCACCAGCTGCCTGCGGGAACTCCTGGACCCTGTCCCAGCCAGAGCTGTGGGAAGCCCACGCCGGGCGGGCAGCCCTGGCTCGCTCCTGGCTCAGGGCTGAGGGCTCGGGACGGCCCGGGCCGCCTTTGCGCTGCGCTGTGTCCATGTCGTGGCTGTTGTGTAAACGGGGCCAAGCCTTTTACCTGCCGGTGTTTCGCCATGGGGTtcaagggaggaaaggggagggggggactgCAAAGCACAACCCAAGGCCTGGGCTTGCTCGCAAGGCGCGCTCCTCCCTGCGTGAGCACGAAGGGTCCTGTAAGCCATTAAGCGGGCAACGGCCCTGCCCGAGCAGGGCTGTCGCAGCAGCTCGGCCGACGCCGCTGGCAAGACAAGCTCAGCGCGAGCCCGGGCTCAGCATGGCGGGGCGCGCaatccctctcctttccctgcctgctgtAGTAAAGAGTTGCTGTTTGCCGGCTGCGGGCTGCGCGCGCCTGTGCTTTCCCCCAGGGCCAGGACGGGGGGGGTCGCAAGGGCTGCCGCTGCCGACACCCGCAGTCCAGTGGTGCCCTTCGTCCCCGCCGGGAGCTGCTTTTCCAGACGGGGAATGGCGTGGCTGGGCACGACGGCGCCTTGAGGGGGGCCTCTCGTGCTGCTTAG GTGGGGACGGCCCGGGGACGCCCCCGGCTCGAGGAGCCCCCGCCATGTCGCCGAAGCGCTGCAGAGGGTCCGCGGCCCCCCAGCCCGAGCGTGGCAGGTCCCCGAGGGGCCCGGGCCGGGCAGAGGGGCAGCCGGCCCCCGCGGCCGGCGGGGAGGCCGAGGCGGTCGGCCGCGGGCGTGGGGGGCGGAAGCGCAAGGAGACGGTCGTGCGGCAGCGGGCGGCCACCGGCGAGCACCCCAACATCTGCGTGGAGTGCGGCAAGAGCTTTGCGCAGAGCGCGGCGCTGCTGGCCCACCGGCACAGCACCGGCGAGGTGAAGCCCTTTGCCTGCCTCGACTGCGGCAAGAGCTTCGGCCTCAGCGACAATCAGATTCGGCAGCAGTGCGCCCACGCCGGCGGGAGCCCACAGAGCTGCCGGGACTGTGGGAAGGAGGTGGACGGCGACACCAAcgaccccagcccagccccgcaACCCCCTGGCCAGAGTCCCGACGAGTGCCGCGACTGCGGGGAGGGCTTCGGCCAGAGCTCAGACCTGGCGAAGCACCAGCAGCTGCACACCAGCGAGCGGCCCTACGCCTGTATTAAGTGTGGGAAGAGTTTCCGACGGAGCTCGGACCTCGTCATCCACCAGCGTGTCCACACCGGCGAGCGGCCCTATACCTGCTCCAAGTGCGGGAAGAGGTTCAGCCGGAGCTCGGACCTCGTCATCCACCAGCGCATCCACACCGGCGAGCGGCCCTACAAGTGCCCCCAGTGTGGGAAGACCTTCAAGAGCAGCTCCAACCTCAACATGCACAAGCGGACCCACCTGGGCGAGCGGCCCTACAAGTGCGCCGACTGCGGCAAGAGCTTCAGCTACAGCTCATCCTTCCTCAAGCACCAGCGCATCCACACCGGGGAGAAGCCCTACGAGTGCCCCCACTGCGGGAAGAGCTTCTGCGAGAGCTCAGCCCTGATCCGGCACCAGCGCACCCACACCGGGGAGACCCCCTACCAGTGCCCCCACTGCACCAAGAGCTTCAAGCAGACCTCGTCCCTCATCACCCACCTACGCACCCACACTGGGGAGACCCCCTACCACTGCCCCCACTGCGGCAAGAGCTTCAAGCAGACCTCGTGCCTCATGACCCACCTGCGCACCCACACCGGGGAGAAGCCCTACCACTGCGGCAATTGTGGCAAGAGCTTCTGTGAGACCTCGGCCCTGATCCGCCACCAGCGCATCCACACCGGGGAGAAGCCCTACCAGTGCCCCCACTGCGGGAAGAGCTTCTGCGAGAGGTCGCCCCTCGTTACCCACCTGCGCATCCACACCGGGGAGACCCCCTACCAGTGCCCCCACTGCAGCAAGAGCTTCAAGCAGACCTCGTCCCTCATCACCCACCTACGCACCCACACCGGGGAGAAGCCCTACAAATGCTGTGACTGTGGCAAGAGCTTCAAGCAGAGCTCGGCTCTGGTCCGGCACCAGCGCATCCACACCGGGGAGACCCCCTACCAGTGCCCCCACTGCGGCAAGAGCTTCAAGCAGACCTCGTCCCTCACAGTCCACCTGCGCACCCACACCAGGGAGAAGTCATACAAGTGCCGTGACTGTGGCAAGAGCTTCAGCGAGACTTCACCCCTCATCAGGCACGAGCGCATCCACCTAGGATAG